In the Quercus lobata isolate SW786 chromosome 5, ValleyOak3.0 Primary Assembly, whole genome shotgun sequence genome, one interval contains:
- the LOC115988818 gene encoding uncharacterized protein LOC115988818, protein MAARMDPLKYLFGKIALSGRLSRWLILLAEFDLKYVARKTIKGSIVLDFCAENPVEGEDGIEDFLDKDILDIELGAWKMYFDGIVNQYGNGIGVFLITPKGSHIPLAIELKFEATSNMAEYEACIAVMKALQELGVKEPEVFRDLTLVIAQAQRLWKVKEEHLKPYQQYLEDLTKTFDKIEYIIIPRAQNQFADALAILASMLEILEEVWMRPLEIEQSYGMVHKEKTEALVLAIEEEGVPWYYDIMKFLELGLYLDGADKRDYHSIRIMAM, encoded by the coding sequence ATGGCAGCTCGAATGGATCCATTGAAGTACTTGTTTGGGAAGATCGCTTTGAGTGGAAGACTGTCAAGATGGTTGATCCTACTAGCAGAATTTGATCTGAAGTATGTGGCAAGGAAAACCATCAAAGGGAGTATCGTATTAGATTTTTGTGCCGAGAACCCCGTGGAGGGAGAGGATGGTATAGAAGATTTTCTGGATAAGGATATTTTGGATATTGAGCTAGGAGcatggaagatgtattttgATGGAATTGTGAACCAATATGGAAATGGGATAGGAGTATTCTTGATCACCCCCAAAGGATCTCACATACCCTTGGCAATTGAGTTAAAATTTGAGGCAACCTCTAACATGGCGGAATATGAGGCTTGTATCGCTGTAATGAAAGCTCTCCAAGAATTGGGGGTGAAAGAGCCTGAGGTTTTTAGAGATTTGACTTTGGTTATAGCTCAAGCACAAAGATTGTGGAAAGTGAAGGAAGAGCACTTAAAACCTTATCAGCAGTATCTAGAGGATTTGACCAAAACTTTTGACAAAATTGAGTACATAATCATCCCTAGAGCTCAGAATCAGTTTGCAGATGCCTTGGCTATCTTAGCTTCCATGCTTGAAATACTCGAAGAAGTGTGGATGCGACCCTTAGAGATTGAACAAAGTTATGGGATGgtacacaaagagaaaactgaagCTTTAGTTTTGGCTATAGAAGAGGAAGGGGTTCCTTGGTATTATGATATCatgaaatttttagaattagGGCTATATCTTGATGGTGCTGACAAGAGAGATTATCATTCAATTAGGATAATGGCAATGTAA